Genomic DNA from Paenibacillus donghaensis:
AGTGCAGCCTTGCGCGGACAGCAGGAAACGGCTGTTAAGAATCTGGCGGCACTTCAGGTGCGCTATGAGGAAATGATCGCGCAGTATGATGAGGTTCTGCAGGAAGGCGAACGTCTGCAGGAGAGATACAGCCTGCTGGAGGCCGAGAGCGAGGAAACGGCGCGGCGGCTCGATGAGCTGTCGGAAGCCAGCCGCGAAGCTGCGTCCGCTGCGGTGGAGTATCAGGAGGTGCTGAAGGAAGCGGAGCAGACCGGCGCGGCCTGGAAGCACAGATTCGAGGAGCTGCAGCAGCGGCAGCAGCAGTGGAACGATACGGAAGAGCAGCTGCGTGAGGAGATTGAGCTGTGGCAGCAGGAAGCGGACGAAGCTGAAACCAAGCGGGTTGCGCTGGAGCGCGAGCGCAGCGAGGCTGTTCAGCAGCTGGACGAGGTCGGCGAGCATTACGAGCTGGCCCAAGGCCAGCTGCGGCTGCTGCAGGCCCAGTCTGAGCTGAACAAGGATCAGCTGGACAAGCTGGCGGAGAGTCACCGCGCGTTGCAGGCGGAATATGCCAAGTTGCAGAATGAATATAATGAATGGATTCAGCTGATCGAACAGGACAGCTGAATGGCGGATGCATGAAGAAGGGCAGACCTCAAGCCGGCAATGGCTTGCGGGTCTGCCCCTTTTGCTGTATATGATGTGTTAACATGTTACTTTGGAACGTTCGGAGTCAATAGATGCTAAAGAGAAACTGCACCTAATTTCAGCTGAATCGTTAGCTGTGAGGCAAATAAATGCGAAAATGGTTACTACTAAGACCTCCAGCCTTCTCTCTATAGGTTGAAACATTCAGTCGAAAACCCGCCGTCCCTATCCGCAATTTCAACTAATCTTGGGTAATTCCGACTGCTGACGCTAGAACTACACAGACTTAGCTCCAAAATTAGGGAGCCGAACAAATAGATGCGATAACGCATCTATTTAGCCGTTTTTTTCCGTTTTGGAGGAAATAAGTGCGAATACGCATCTATTTTGGAAGTTTGAGCGTTCCTGGAGTGATTTACTCGAAATTAGTTGCAGATTTGCACTTATTCGGCTGTTAATGGAACCTTCGGCTGAATTTAGTTGCAGTTTCGCATCTAATTATTCCGAAGGTTCCATGGCAACACTCTAAATCCTTACTGGACCTAAGTAGTAACCACTTTCGCAACTAAATCGGCGGATTGGACTTAAGAAACGATCGGATGATCCGTTTGTGATATCAGGACAACTGAATTAGTCCACGATGAAATTGGCCTGCATCCCGCTGTGGCCGGAGCCGCACATAATCGAGCAGCTGATCTCGAAGGTGCCGGCTTCTTCCGGTACGATCACCTGTGAGCTTTTTTTGCCGTCCAGATGCAGCTCGAGGCCGGGGGCCAGAATACCGTGGTTGCCGCTTTCGTTCTTGAAGATGATTTTGACGGGAACACCCTTCTTTAGATGATATTCCTGCTGGTCGAAGCTGTAGTTGCTGGCGGTAATCACCAGTTCCTCATCCGCCGTTATTCCGTTGTCTGAGTTACCTTTGCCGTTGCCGCTGTTCCCCAGGTTCTCATGATTGCTGCCACAGGCTGTAAGAAGGGCGGTTCCGAGCAGCAGCATAAGAAATGCCGATTTCTTCAGGGTAATCCTCTCCTTAACCATGAATTTATGTAGACATCATAGCCTAAAATAAATGTAAACGCTCTGAGAAATTTTGAAAATTTCGGGAGTGGACAAAAAAGTTCGAATTATGTCGAAAATTGTGAAAATATGATGCATTAATAGTTAAAATTCATTATAATAAAAGCTATAAAACGCCAAGTAGAAACGGCTTTGCCGTCCTCTGTAAGCAAACTAATCCGATTCTGCAAGAAATAGAAGGATAATTTATGGATTGAACATATAAATTCTTATATTTGTAAAAAGTAGGGGATACACATTAACATCAACAATGATGAATGGAACACGGAGCATTGGCATCGCAAGATTCTTAACGGCTACTGGGTAATCGTCGGTTTTATGATGATTGCGGAGCTGCTGTTTGTACTAAGTGCGGATATGCTGAATGTGAAAACCCCGGTCAATTCTGATTCCTGGCACCTTTTTATGGCCTGCAATGTACTGATCGTGTTCTGTCTGGTCAGCGCTGAGTTCTGGCTGCGTTCACAGCTAAAGCATCAGAAGCAGGCGGTGGCAACCACTTCATTTGTGGTTTCCTATTTGATGTATTTTGTGATTGAGCCGTTTGTGGATGGCGCGCAAATGACGCTGATGATGCCCATTATGGTGGCTCTGGTCTACTTTGACCGCAAGATGCTCTACAGTTTGGGCACGATCAGCGTGATCATTTATGCGGGAATCTATTTCGTGCTGGAAAGAGTGTTTCTTAAAAAGCCGCTGCTGGAGTTCCTGATGGTGGAATGTGTATACCTTGTTTTTGTCCTGATGTCTCACGCTGTTATTGTCCGTGCCCGCGAGGCCCGCGACCATATGGAGCAATTAACTAAATCGGAGCAGTCTCTGATGGTTGAACGTGCGATCTCCGACAAACTGCTGAAGATTGATGCATTGACTGGCCTCTACAATCATAAAACCTTCCATGAGTACCTGGATTCGCTGCTGGAGCAATGTGAGAGCAATGGTCTTCGGCTGCAGCTGGCGCTGTTTGACATCGATAACTTCAAGCGTGTGAATGATACGTATGGGCATTGGGTGGGGGATCTGGTGCTGAAAGAGGTTGCATCCAAGGTTATGGGGATGATTGGGCTGAACGATTTTGCCGCCCGGTACGGGGCGAGGAGTTCGCGGTTATCTTCACGGACATCAGTCTTCCGGAAGCCTATGAGGCGGTGGAAGCGATGCGCGGCCAAATGGCGCTAATGGCGCATCCTTATGCCGGAGACAAGCCGATCACGGTGAGTGTCGGATTATGTGATTATGAAAGCGGGAATGGCAAGGAGCTGCTGTTCCGCAAGACGGACAATGCCTTGTACACCGCTAAAAGAAACGGCAAAAATGCAGTGGTCACCGCTTCTGTAAGCAAGGATGACGAAATTTTCTCTTACGCCTGACCCCTTATATTGATAAAGGCTGCGCCATTCCTGTAAGAATGGCGCAGCCTTTTTGTGTGAATAGAAGAAAGTATATGTTTCACAATATCCTTTATCCTTCTATTTCTCGCTGAAACGGTACCTGAAAGCGATACGCAGTATCGCTGCTTCGGAAGCGTAGGCTACCTAAAACGGACGATACCGTTTCTACTCGAAATATAAGAAATTATATGTTCCACACTATAATTCATCCTTCTATTTTTCGCAGAAACGGATGCCGCCTCTTGGAGAGGACGGCGAAGCCGTTTCTTCTTAGTGCGGGAAGCACCCTTGCCAAGAAAGGCACTTACTTGGCGGCCTCAAACGGCGTGGCAATCGGGAGGAACAGGTCGATAATTCCGATCACCAGCGCTGCGAGCAAGGCGCCTACAACCGAGACACTGACTCCGGTGACTACAAATTGCGCAATCCAGATGACGAGCGCACTGACCAGAAAACCGACGATTCCACGACCGAACGGGGTGGTTTTTTTGCCGAAGACGCCTTCTACTATCCAGCCCAGCAGAGCGATAACCAGTGCCAGAATCAGGGCGCTGCCGAAGCCGCCGACCGTAAACTGCGGAACAATCCAGCCTACTACCAGCAGCACGATGGCTGCGACCACAAACCGGACGATATGACTCAATATTCTCATTGCCATTAACCTCCTTTGATTTTCGTCGTCGGGTAAGGATATTTGCAAGGGTTATTATGACCCGGATATTTGTTTTTTATGAATTGGAGTTCCTGGACGGCTGCTGCGGCAAGCTGAATAGCGGAAATCGGCTAAATTCGGTATAATGTATTCATCTATGAAGGGAGCTGTGACAGCAAGTGGACGACAAGATTTTGCATACACTTGAATATCGCAAGATTTTAAATAAATTAATGCAATATACGCAGACCACCATGGGACGGATTACGGCAGAGCAGTTGAAGCCTTCAGCAGACTTCGAAGGCGTGAAGCTGCTGCTGCAGGCTACGGACGAAGCGGCCAATGTGGACCGGCTAAAGGGCATACCGTCCTTCCGTGGGATAAGCGATATCAAGCCGGCGCTGAAGCGTGCATCGATTGGAGGCATGCTGGGAACGACGGAGCTGCTGTCTGTCGGGAACACGATCGGCGGGGCACGGAGAGTGAAGCGATTCCTTGCGGCGATGCATGAGGAAGAACAGATTCCTCTGCTGTTCGCGCAGAGTGACCTGCTGTCGGAGCAGAAGCCAGTGGAGGATGATATCCGTTCCTGTATCGATGAGAACGCGGATGTAATGGATTCCGCCAGCACAGAGCTTGCTTCGATCCGCCGCGAGCTGCGTGGCGGGGAGACGCGAATCCGCGAGAAGCTGGATTCCATGATCCGCTCCTCCTCGGTGGCCAAGATGCTGCAGGATCAGCTGGTAACGATTCGCGGCGACCGGTTTGTCATTCCGGTCAAGGCGGAATACCGCGCCCATTTCGGCGGCATCGTGCATGACCAGTCAGGCTCCGGTGCGACGCTGTTCATCGAACCGGAGTCTATTGTGGCGATGAACAACAAGCTGCGCGAAACCCGGCTGCGCGAGGAGCGGGAGATTGAGATCATCCTGCACCGCCTGACGGACCGGGTTGGCGATATTGCCGAGGAATTCACCTATGATATCGATATCCTGGGCGAGCTGGATTTCATCTTCGCCAAAGCGCGTCTGGCCCGCGATATGAAGGCTACCCAGCCGCGCATGAATGACCGGGGCTATCTCAGACTGCGCAAGGGACGTCATCCGCTGATTGCCGCCGAGCAGGTGGTGCCGCTGGATGTGGAGCTGGGCAACCAGTACAGTTCGATTATTGTTACCGGTCCCAACACCGGAGGGAAGACCGTTACGCTGAAGACGATCGGGCTACTCAGCCTGATGTCGATGTCCGGCTTGTTCATTCCGGCGGAGGAAGGCAGCCAGATGTGTGTGTTCGACGCCATCTATGCTGATATTGGCGATGAGCAGAGCATTGAACAGAGTCTGAGTACCTTCTCCAGTCACATGACGAATATTATCAACATTCTGCGTAGAATGACGCCGAAGAGTCTGATCCTGCTGGATGAGGTGGGAGCAGGAACCGACCCGGCAGAAGGGTCTGCGCTGGCTATTGCCATTCTGGAGCATATTCACCGCATTGAGTGCCGCATGGTGGCTACTACTCACTACAGTGAGCTTAAGGCTTATGCCTACGAACGCAAAGGCGTCATCAATGCCAGCATGGAATTTGATGTGCAGAGCTTAAGCCCTACCTACCGCCTGCTGATTGGAGTGCCTGGACGAAGCAATGCGTTCGCGATTGCCGAACGTTTAGGTCTGCAGGCCCCGATTCTGGAGCATGCGCGCGGCGAGGTCAAGGAAGAAGATATGCGCGTGGAGCACATGATCGCTTCGCTGGAAGAGAACCGGCTGGAAGCCGAACATGAGCGCGGACGCGCAGAGCAGATCCGCCGCGAGGTTGAGGAGCTGCGCGCAAGACACCAGCAGGAGCTTGACAAGCTGGAGAGCCAGCGCGACAAGCGGCTCGAGAAGGCGGAGAAGGATGCCGCCGCACTGCTGGACAAAGCGCGTAAGGAAGCCGAGGAGATTATCAGCGACCTGCGCCGCCTGGCCATGGAGGAAGGGGCTTCGGTCAAGGAGCATAAGCTGATTGAAGCACGCCGCCGCCTCGATGATGCCCAGCCGGAGGTGCGCAAGAAATCCGGTCCGAAGACCACGGTGAAGCCGCCGCGCCGGATTGAGGCCGGAGATGAGGTCAAGGTGCACAGTGTGAACCAGAAAGGGTATGTGGTGGAGCTGAGCGGCAACAGCGAAGCGCTGGTGCAGTTCGGCATCATGAAGATGAAGGTCAGCCTGTCTGACCTGGAGCTGCTGTCTTCGCAAGGTTCGGCCGCCCCGCAGGCTGTTCGCCATGCGACAACTGTGAAACGTTCGCGCGACGAGAACATCCGCCGCGAGCTGGATCTGCGCGGTACGAATCTGGAAGAAGCGTTGATGGAGACGGACCGTTTCATTGATGAAGCTTTCCTGGGCAATCTGGGCCAGATCTCCATCATTCATGGCAAAGGGACAGGTGTGTTGCGTACAGGAATTCAGGAGTATCTGCGCAAGCACAAACATGTCAAAAGCTACCGGCTGGGAAATTACAATGAAGGCGGCGCAGGCGTGACCGTGGCTGAGCTGCAGTAACAAAAGAAGCCCGGCTGAAAAAGGAGGAACGTATGCAGGATAATATTGACCTTGTGCTGGGTCATCCGCTGGGTGCGCTGCTCGGCTATTTTACAGTAGCGGTTATGGGGCTGGTTGTATTTCTGTCCTTCTTCGAGATGGTCACCAAATACAACTGCTGGGAAGAAATCCGCAAAGGTAATGTGGCGGCGGCTATGGCGACCGGGGGCAAAATCTTCGGGATATGCAATGTGCTGCGCTTCAGCATTGAAGCCGGTGCTTCGATCTATGAGACGATGAAATGGTCGGTGGTGGGATTCCTTCTTCTGCTGCTGGCTTACTTTCTGTTCGAGTTCCTCACACCGGTATTCTCCATCGATGATGAGATTGCCGCAGACAACCGTGCGGTCGGACTGACTGCCATGCTGATTTCGGTATCGTTGTCCTATGTAATCGGCGCATCGATATTCTAGGAGGAAATCATGAAGATTCTGATCCGCGTCCTGTTTCTGTCCGCCATAGTATTTATAGCAGCGGGTATTATTTATTTGCTGATGAACTAGATGATGAATTACAAATAGTCAGGTGAACCTTAAAGGAGAAAATAATCATGGAAACAACAGTATGTCCTTGGTGCCATACGGAAATTGTATGGGACGAGGAATTCGGGCCGGAAGAGAATTGCCCGCACTGCAACAATGAGCTTAGCGGCTACCGTACGGTCCGGCTGGGTGTGAACGATCTGGAGGAAGAAGAGGAAGCAGAGCCGGCTCCGCAGCGGCCTGCGGCAGCACCGCAGGAACAGGCTGCTGACGACAATGATCTGTGGGACGATAACGACAAGGACAGCGTGGTGCCAATCTTCAATACGCTGGATCAGTTCAGTGAAGAATACGACATGGCGGCCTATGCCCAGAACAGCTCCACGCTGCTGGCCCTGCAGGAAGAAGCGCCGGAATGTCCGCAATGTCATGAGCTGATGCTGCTGGCCGGCAAGCAGGTGATCTCGGCATTTGAACCGTCCACACCTGAATTGCTGGGTGGCGGACCGGTGTTGAAGGCACCGGTCTCGCTCAATGTATATGTATGCCCGTCCTGCTTCCATGTGCAGCATAATCTGGCGCAGCAGGATCGGGTTCAGCTGGTGCGCAATGTAACGAACAGCCAGCAATAAGCCGGCGGGAACAGATAACTGACTTGAAGGCCCTGCGGATGCTTATCGCCGCTATGGGCCTTTTTCAATGAAGGGAAGATGCCCAAGGCTATTATGAAATCGGGAGAATCCAGCAGTGTTCAGAAAAAAACGGATCTACGGTCTGCGTACAACAGTTACTCTAATGGTGTGTGGTGTGGTGATGCTTGTGCTCTTGGTGCTGTATGCTGTCTTCAGCAGCCGGCTCATCCCGCAGCCGGGACAAGCTCTGGAGGAGAAGGCGGTGGCGATAGCCCGTACCATTGCCTTGGTCCCCTTAATATCGGACGGTCTGAGCAAGGGAGACAGCAAGGCGATTCAAGCCTATACCTCCAAAATCACGCGCCGCAATGATATCATGTTTGTAGTTGTCACTGATATGAACAGCATTCGTTATTCCCATCCCGATGCGACCCTGATCGGTTTGCCGTTTGTAGGAGGGAAACAAGAGCAGGCTCTGCAGGGAGAAGAGAGCTTCTCTGAAGGCCAGGGACCGCTGGGCAAATCGCTCCGCGCCTTTGTGCCTGTATTTAACGGTAAAGGTAATCAGGTGGGTTTGGTGATCGTCGGACTCTCCCAGGACCGCGTGAAGGCAATTACTCTGGAGAACAAATGGACCATTATCGCTATCTTGCTCTCTGGGGCGGTGCTGGGCGCGGCCGGAGCAATAGTGCTCGCCCGCAAGATCAAGAAGATGATCTTCTGGATGGAGCCGCTGGAAATTTCCAAGCTGCTGGAGGAACGCAGCGCGATGCTGCAATCTACCCGCGAGGGAATCATCGCTGTCGATCATGATGCCAGAGTTACCCTGATTAACCTGGAAGCGGAACGGCTGCTGCGCGTAGCCGGAATCTGCGAGGAAGTGATGCAGCAGCCTATAGTTGAGATATGGCCAGGCCTGCAGTTGGAGACCGTGCTTGCCTCCGGCGAAGGCAAGCAGGATCAGGAAATCGATCTGAACGGAATAACGCTGCTGGCCAACAGCCTGCCGATCCGGGTCAACGGCAGTACGGTCGGTGCTATCGTTACTTTTCGTGACAAGACCGAGATTACCCAGCTGGCAGAACGGTTGAGCGGAATCTCCGTCTACGCGGATGCTCTCCGGGCCGGGGCGCATGAATTCATGAACAAGCTGCATGTGATTATGGGCATGACACATATGGGCCTGTATGACGATCTGCAGGAATACATCTCCGGTACGGTGGTCAATTACCAGAATGAGATTGGTTCCATCACCCGGCAGATCAAGGACCCCGTGATGGCGGGGTTCCTGCTCGGGAAGCTCAGCCGGACCCGCGAGGCGGGCATCAGTCTGCTGCTTGACGAGGATTGTTATCTGCCAGGATCAGAGGACCCGGCAGTCATTCATGAACTGATCACAATTGTTGGCAATTTGATCGACAATTCCATTGATGCGATGAAGGATGCACCCGATAAAGTCATCCGGCTTGTTTTTCGTTATGACAACGGTTATCTGGTTTGTATGGTGCAGGATAAAGGGCCAGGAATTGACGAAGCGC
This window encodes:
- a CDS encoding cupredoxin domain-containing protein: MVKERITLKKSAFLMLLLGTALLTACGSNHENLGNSGNGKGNSDNGITADEELVITASNYSFDQQEYHLKKGVPVKIIFKNESGNHGILAPGLELHLDGKKSSQVIVPEEAGTFEISCSIMCGSGHSGMQANFIVD
- a CDS encoding phage holin family protein; its protein translation is MRILSHIVRFVVAAIVLLVVGWIVPQFTVGGFGSALILALVIALLGWIVEGVFGKKTTPFGRGIVGFLVSALVIWIAQFVVTGVSVSVVGALLAALVIGIIDLFLPIATPFEAAK
- a CDS encoding endonuclease MutS2, encoding MDDKILHTLEYRKILNKLMQYTQTTMGRITAEQLKPSADFEGVKLLLQATDEAANVDRLKGIPSFRGISDIKPALKRASIGGMLGTTELLSVGNTIGGARRVKRFLAAMHEEEQIPLLFAQSDLLSEQKPVEDDIRSCIDENADVMDSASTELASIRRELRGGETRIREKLDSMIRSSSVAKMLQDQLVTIRGDRFVIPVKAEYRAHFGGIVHDQSGSGATLFIEPESIVAMNNKLRETRLREEREIEIILHRLTDRVGDIAEEFTYDIDILGELDFIFAKARLARDMKATQPRMNDRGYLRLRKGRHPLIAAEQVVPLDVELGNQYSSIIVTGPNTGGKTVTLKTIGLLSLMSMSGLFIPAEEGSQMCVFDAIYADIGDEQSIEQSLSTFSSHMTNIINILRRMTPKSLILLDEVGAGTDPAEGSALAIAILEHIHRIECRMVATTHYSELKAYAYERKGVINASMEFDVQSLSPTYRLLIGVPGRSNAFAIAERLGLQAPILEHARGEVKEEDMRVEHMIASLEENRLEAEHERGRAEQIRREVEELRARHQQELDKLESQRDKRLEKAEKDAAALLDKARKEAEEIISDLRRLAMEEGASVKEHKLIEARRRLDDAQPEVRKKSGPKTTVKPPRRIEAGDEVKVHSVNQKGYVVELSGNSEALVQFGIMKMKVSLSDLELLSSQGSAAPQAVRHATTVKRSRDENIRRELDLRGTNLEEALMETDRFIDEAFLGNLGQISIIHGKGTGVLRTGIQEYLRKHKHVKSYRLGNYNEGGAGVTVAELQ
- a CDS encoding DUF350 domain-containing protein — its product is MQDNIDLVLGHPLGALLGYFTVAVMGLVVFLSFFEMVTKYNCWEEIRKGNVAAAMATGGKIFGICNVLRFSIEAGASIYETMKWSVVGFLLLLLAYFLFEFLTPVFSIDDEIAADNRAVGLTAMLISVSLSYVIGASIF
- the dcuS gene encoding DcuS/MalK family sensor histidine kinase, whose protein sequence is MFRKKRIYGLRTTVTLMVCGVVMLVLLVLYAVFSSRLIPQPGQALEEKAVAIARTIALVPLISDGLSKGDSKAIQAYTSKITRRNDIMFVVVTDMNSIRYSHPDATLIGLPFVGGKQEQALQGEESFSEGQGPLGKSLRAFVPVFNGKGNQVGLVIVGLSQDRVKAITLENKWTIIAILLSGAVLGAAGAIVLARKIKKMIFWMEPLEISKLLEERSAMLQSTREGIIAVDHDARVTLINLEAERLLRVAGICEEVMQQPIVEIWPGLQLETVLASGEGKQDQEIDLNGITLLANSLPIRVNGSTVGAIVTFRDKTEITQLAERLSGISVYADALRAGAHEFMNKLHVIMGMTHMGLYDDLQEYISGTVVNYQNEIGSITRQIKDPVMAGFLLGKLSRTREAGISLLLDEDCYLPGSEDPAVIHELITIVGNLIDNSIDAMKDAPDKVIRLVFRYDNGYLVCMVQDKGPGIDEALREKIYTQGFSTKGENRGMGLYLVRRSVDKLNGRLELLPPDQSGATFVASVQYNVKDDEI